From one Streptomyces spiramyceticus genomic stretch:
- the ectA gene encoding diaminobutyrate acetyltransferase codes for MTAAQADLARARSEFLQIEAPRVEDGAAIWRIARDSKVLDLNSSYSYLLWCRDFAATSVVARDSPGGEPIAFITGYVRPDRPETLVVWQVAVDHAHRGRGLAGTLLDALTEQVAAHQGVRSIETTITPDNTASDRLFTSYAERRGASLEREVLFDGGLFPEGTHLPEVLYRIGPIAS; via the coding sequence ATGACTGCCGCACAAGCAGACCTTGCACGTGCCCGAAGCGAATTCCTGCAGATCGAAGCGCCACGAGTGGAGGACGGAGCCGCGATCTGGCGCATTGCCCGCGACTCCAAGGTCCTGGACCTGAACTCCTCGTACAGCTATCTGCTGTGGTGCCGCGACTTCGCGGCGACCTCCGTCGTGGCCCGGGACAGCCCCGGAGGCGAACCGATCGCCTTCATCACGGGCTACGTACGCCCCGACCGCCCCGAGACGCTGGTCGTCTGGCAGGTGGCCGTCGACCACGCCCACCGCGGCCGCGGGCTGGCCGGCACTCTCCTGGACGCGCTGACCGAACAGGTCGCCGCGCATCAGGGGGTCAGATCGATCGAGACGACCATCACCCCGGACAACACCGCCTCCGACCGGCTTTTCACGTCGTACGCCGAGCGCCGCGGGGCGTCCCTGGAACGCGAGGTGCTCTTCGACGGCGGGCTGTTCCCCGAGGGAACACACCTGCCGGAAGTGCTGTACCGCATCGGCCCGATCGCGTCCTGA
- the thpD gene encoding ectoine hydroxylase, with protein sequence MGLHPDLYPTRGAAEVTVPRQDPVVWSAPGAEGPIDAATLQGFERDGFLTVDQLITPDEVPLYRAELDRLVTDPAVRADERSIVEPKSQDVRSVFEVHRLSEVFAELVRDPRVVDRARQILGSDVYVHQSRINVKPGFGASGFYWHSDFETWHAEDGLANMRTVSVSIALTENFDTNGGLMIMPGSHKEFLGCAGRTPKDNYKRSLQMQDAGTPSDAALTRMADRHGIRLFTGKAGSATWFDCNAMHGSGDNITPYARSNVFIVFNSVENAAVDPFAAPVPRPSFIGARDFTPVK encoded by the coding sequence ATGGGTCTGCACCCCGACCTGTACCCCACGCGTGGCGCCGCCGAGGTGACCGTTCCCCGCCAGGACCCGGTCGTCTGGTCCGCGCCCGGCGCGGAGGGCCCCATCGACGCCGCCACGCTCCAGGGCTTCGAGCGGGACGGTTTCCTCACCGTCGACCAGCTGATCACTCCGGACGAAGTGCCCCTCTACCGGGCCGAGCTGGACCGGCTGGTCACCGACCCGGCCGTGCGGGCGGACGAGCGCTCGATCGTCGAGCCGAAGTCCCAGGACGTGCGCTCGGTCTTCGAGGTGCACCGGCTCAGCGAGGTCTTCGCCGAGCTGGTGCGCGACCCGCGGGTGGTGGACCGGGCCCGGCAGATCCTCGGTTCCGATGTGTACGTCCACCAGTCCCGGATCAACGTCAAGCCGGGCTTCGGGGCTTCGGGCTTCTACTGGCACTCGGACTTCGAGACCTGGCACGCCGAGGACGGTCTGGCGAACATGCGGACGGTGTCCGTCTCGATCGCGCTGACCGAGAACTTCGACACCAACGGCGGCTTGATGATCATGCCGGGGTCGCACAAGGAGTTCCTGGGCTGCGCGGGCAGGACGCCCAAGGACAACTACAAGCGGTCCCTCCAGATGCAGGACGCGGGCACGCCCTCGGACGCCGCCCTGACGCGGATGGCGGACCGGCACGGGATCAGGCTGTTCACGGGCAAGGCCGGTTCGGCGACCTGGTTCGACTGCAATGCGATGCACGGCTCGGGGGACAACATCACGCCGTACGCGCGCAGCAACGTCTTCATCGTCTTCAACAGCGTGGAGAACGCGGCGGTCGACCCGTTCGCGGCGCCGGTGCCGAGGCCCTCGTTCATCGGGGCGCGGGACTTCACGCCGGTGAAGTGA
- a CDS encoding sirohydrochlorin chelatase, producing the protein MTTAPALLIAGHGTRDEAGAGAFRSFVEELGRRHPELPVAGGFIELSPPPLGDAVTDLVERGVKRFAAVPLMLVSAGHAKGDIPAALTREKERHPGISYTYGRPLGPHPGLLAVLERRVDEVLGDTDRSEVTVLLVGRGSTDPDANAEVYKAARLFWEGRGYAGVETAFVSLAAPDVPSGLDRCTKLGAKHIVVLPYFLFTGILPDRVRQQTQDWAEAHPETGVRSADVIGPAEELMDLVMERYREAVKGDLRMNCDSCVYRIALPGFEDKVGAPQQPHFHPDDDGHSHGHGHHHHAHAH; encoded by the coding sequence GTGACCACCGCGCCCGCACTGCTCATCGCCGGCCACGGCACCCGCGACGAGGCGGGTGCCGGAGCCTTCCGCAGCTTCGTCGAGGAGCTGGGCAGGCGGCACCCCGAACTGCCCGTCGCCGGCGGCTTCATCGAGCTGTCCCCGCCGCCGCTCGGCGACGCCGTCACCGACCTCGTGGAGCGCGGCGTCAAACGCTTCGCGGCCGTCCCGCTGATGCTGGTCTCGGCCGGTCACGCCAAGGGTGACATCCCGGCGGCGCTGACCCGCGAGAAGGAGCGCCACCCGGGCATCTCGTACACCTACGGCCGTCCGCTGGGCCCGCACCCGGGTCTGCTGGCCGTCCTGGAGCGTCGGGTCGACGAGGTCCTCGGCGACACGGACCGCTCCGAGGTGACCGTGCTGCTCGTGGGCCGCGGCTCGACCGACCCGGACGCCAACGCCGAGGTGTACAAGGCGGCACGACTGTTCTGGGAGGGACGTGGGTACGCGGGTGTGGAAACCGCCTTCGTCTCGCTCGCCGCTCCCGACGTGCCGAGCGGACTCGACCGCTGCACGAAGCTCGGGGCCAAGCACATAGTGGTCCTGCCGTACTTCCTCTTCACCGGGATCCTGCCGGACCGGGTGCGGCAGCAGACTCAGGACTGGGCCGAGGCGCACCCGGAGACCGGGGTGCGTTCGGCCGATGTCATCGGCCCCGCCGAGGAGTTGATGGACCTCGTGATGGAGCGCTACCGGGAGGCCGTCAAGGGCGACCTGCGCATGAACTGCGACTCGTGCGTCTACCGGATCGCGCTGCCCGGCTTCGAGGACAAGGTGGGGGCGCCGCAGCAGCCGCACTTCCACCCCGACGACGACGGGCACAGCCACGGGCACGGACACCACCACCATGCGCACGCGCACTGA
- a CDS encoding ectoine synthase — translation MIVRSFKDIEGTDRHVKAASGTWESKRIVLAKEKVGFSLHETVLYAGTETSMWYANHIEAVLCTEGEAELTNDETGETHWISPGTMYLLDGHERHTMRPKTDFRCVCVFNPPVTGREDHDENGVYPLLTEEV, via the coding sequence GTGATTGTCCGATCGTTCAAGGACATTGAAGGCACAGATCGCCATGTGAAGGCCGCATCGGGCACCTGGGAGAGCAAGCGCATCGTGCTCGCCAAGGAGAAGGTCGGCTTCTCGCTCCACGAGACCGTGCTGTACGCGGGCACGGAGACGTCGATGTGGTACGCGAACCACATCGAGGCCGTGCTGTGCACGGAGGGCGAGGCCGAGCTCACCAACGACGAGACCGGCGAGACCCACTGGATCTCGCCCGGCACGATGTACCTCCTGGACGGCCACGAGCGGCACACCATGCGGCCCAAGACCGATTTCCGCTGTGTCTGTGTCTTCAATCCTCCCGTGACCGGACGGGAGGACCACGACGAGAACGGCGTCTACCCGCTGCTGACCGAGGAGGTCTGA
- a CDS encoding alkene reductase: MTTAFDPIDLSGTPLANRIAMAPMTRSRAAEGGVPTELTVEYYAQRASAGLIVTEGIQPSVVGQGYPFTPGLHSEEQTAGWRKVTDAVHAAGGRIYAQLMHAGRIGHPSLLPDGLTPVAPSAVTPAGQLYTGDGMKDFVAPRELTAAGIRETVADFASAARNAIDAGFDGIELHGANGYLIHQFLSANTNLRTDEWGGSVENRIRFAVEVTQAVAEAIGADRTGLRISPANPYNDMAETDTEAVYAALVEALEPLGLAYLHAVEVSAEQRELLLALRAKFSGTFILNPATEGPTDHGSLPLVEEGVADVIAYGALFLANPDLPARLRTEGPYNTPDQASFFGGDHKGYTDYPALAVS; the protein is encoded by the coding sequence CGATGACCCGCAGCCGGGCCGCCGAGGGCGGCGTACCCACGGAACTCACCGTCGAGTACTACGCCCAGCGCGCCTCGGCGGGACTGATAGTCACCGAGGGCATCCAGCCTTCCGTCGTTGGCCAGGGCTATCCCTTCACCCCGGGCCTGCACAGCGAGGAGCAGACCGCCGGCTGGCGCAAGGTCACCGACGCCGTGCACGCCGCGGGCGGCCGGATCTATGCCCAGCTCATGCACGCCGGCCGCATCGGCCACCCGTCCCTGCTCCCCGACGGGCTGACCCCGGTCGCACCCTCCGCCGTCACCCCTGCCGGGCAGCTCTACACCGGCGACGGCATGAAGGACTTCGTTGCCCCGCGCGAGCTGACCGCCGCCGGGATACGGGAGACCGTCGCCGACTTCGCGTCCGCCGCCCGCAACGCCATCGACGCCGGCTTCGACGGCATCGAGCTGCACGGTGCCAACGGCTACCTGATCCACCAGTTCCTCTCCGCCAACACCAACCTGCGCACCGACGAGTGGGGCGGCTCCGTCGAGAACCGCATCCGCTTCGCCGTCGAGGTCACCCAGGCGGTCGCGGAGGCGATCGGCGCCGACAGGACCGGCCTGCGCATCTCGCCCGCCAACCCGTACAACGACATGGCCGAGACGGACACCGAGGCCGTGTACGCGGCGCTGGTCGAGGCCCTCGAACCGCTCGGCCTCGCGTACCTGCACGCCGTCGAGGTCTCCGCGGAGCAGCGGGAGCTGCTGCTGGCGCTGCGCGCGAAGTTCTCCGGCACCTTCATCCTCAACCCGGCGACCGAGGGCCCGACCGACCACGGCTCGCTCCCGCTGGTCGAGGAGGGCGTCGCCGACGTGATCGCGTACGGCGCCCTCTTCCTCGCCAACCCGGACCTGCCGGCCCGCCTGCGGACCGAAGGCCCGTACAACACCCCGGACCAGGCCTCCTTCTTCGGCGGCGACCACAAGGGCTACACCGACTACCCGGCGCTGGCCGTGAGCTGA
- the cobC gene encoding Rv2231c family pyridoxal phosphate-dependent protein CobC, giving the protein MRTRTDTTHDLRHHGDAEVREGDLTDLAVNVRADTPPAWLKARIAASLDTLAAYPDGRAARAAVAARHGLPVERVLLTAGAAEAFVLLARALAVRRPVVVHPQFTEPEAALRDAGHEVGRVLLREEDGFRLAPAAVPEDADLVVIGNPTNPTSVLHPASAIAGLARPGRTLVVDEAFMDAVPDEPEALAGRTDVPGLVVLRSLTKTWGLAGLRIGYVLAEPETIAALERAQPLWPVSTLALTAAEACVEPAALAEATRAAHKVAADRAHLLAGLAEFDEVRVVEAAEGPFVLVRMKRAEQVRERLRGLGFAVRRGDTFPGLGTEWLRLAVRDRSTTGRFLQALDQSLTLVAD; this is encoded by the coding sequence ATGCGCACGCGCACTGACACCACGCACGATCTGCGTCACCACGGGGACGCAGAGGTGCGGGAGGGTGATCTCACCGATCTGGCGGTGAACGTACGGGCCGACACTCCCCCGGCCTGGCTCAAGGCCCGCATAGCCGCGTCCCTCGACACGCTCGCGGCCTACCCTGACGGGCGGGCCGCGCGCGCGGCGGTCGCGGCGCGGCACGGGCTGCCTGTCGAGCGGGTGCTGCTGACGGCGGGTGCGGCGGAGGCGTTCGTACTGCTGGCCCGCGCTCTCGCGGTACGCCGCCCCGTCGTTGTACACCCTCAGTTCACGGAGCCGGAGGCGGCGTTGCGGGACGCGGGCCACGAGGTCGGCCGTGTCCTGCTGCGCGAGGAGGACGGCTTCCGGCTCGCTCCGGCGGCTGTCCCCGAGGACGCCGACCTGGTCGTGATCGGCAACCCGACGAACCCCACGTCCGTCCTCCACCCCGCCTCCGCCATCGCCGGGCTGGCCCGCCCGGGGCGGACGCTGGTGGTCGACGAGGCGTTCATGGACGCGGTGCCGGACGAGCCGGAGGCCCTGGCGGGGCGTACGGACGTACCCGGCCTGGTCGTGCTGCGCAGCCTGACCAAGACATGGGGTCTGGCCGGGCTGCGCATCGGATACGTCCTGGCGGAGCCGGAGACGATCGCGGCGCTGGAGCGGGCGCAGCCGCTGTGGCCGGTGTCCACGCTCGCGCTGACGGCCGCGGAGGCGTGCGTGGAGCCCGCGGCACTCGCGGAGGCCACCCGCGCCGCGCACAAGGTGGCCGCCGACCGGGCGCATCTGCTGGCCGGGCTGGCGGAGTTCGACGAGGTACGGGTGGTGGAGGCGGCGGAGGGTCCGTTCGTACTGGTACGGATGAAGCGCGCGGAGCAGGTACGGGAACGCCTGCGCGGCCTCGGCTTCGCGGTGCGGCGGGGGGACACGTTCCCGGGGCTCGGCACGGAGTGGCTGCGCCTGGCCGTACGGGACCGGTCCACGACGGGCCGCTTCCTCCAGGCGCTGGACCAGTCGCTGACGCTGGTGGCCGACTAG
- the ectB gene encoding diaminobutyrate--2-oxoglutarate transaminase yields MTITPPALSVFETLESEVRSYCRSWPAVFDRAQGSYLHDEDGHTYLDFFAGAGSLNYGHNNPVLKRALIDYIERDGITHGLDMATTAKRAFLEAFENVVLRPRDLPYKVMFPGPTGTNAVESALKLARKVKGRESVVSFTNAFHGMSLGSLAVTGNAFKRAGAGIPLVHGTPMPFDNYFDGQVPDFLWFERLLQDQGSGLNKPAAVIVETVQGEGGINVARAEWLRALQALCHRQDMLLIVDDIQMGCGRTGGFFSFEEAGITPDIVTLSKSISGYGMPMSLCLFKAELDIWEPGEHNGTFRGNNPAFVTATAALNTYWADGQMEKQTLARGEQVERALLAIADENSEAGVSFRGRGLVWGMEFTDKARATAVCRRAFELGMLLETSGPESEVVKLLPALTISPEELDEGLRILARSVRETA; encoded by the coding sequence GTGACCATCACTCCTCCCGCCCTGAGCGTCTTCGAGACCCTGGAATCGGAAGTACGCAGCTACTGCCGCAGCTGGCCGGCCGTGTTCGACCGCGCGCAGGGCAGCTACCTCCACGACGAGGACGGCCACACCTATCTGGACTTCTTCGCCGGAGCCGGATCGCTCAACTACGGCCACAACAACCCGGTGCTGAAACGCGCGCTGATCGACTACATCGAGCGCGACGGCATCACCCACGGCCTCGACATGGCGACCACCGCCAAGCGCGCCTTCCTCGAAGCCTTCGAGAACGTGGTCCTGCGGCCGCGCGACCTGCCGTACAAGGTGATGTTCCCGGGCCCGACCGGCACCAACGCCGTCGAGTCCGCGCTCAAGCTGGCCCGCAAGGTCAAGGGCCGCGAGTCGGTCGTGTCCTTCACCAACGCCTTCCACGGCATGTCGCTGGGCTCGCTCGCTGTCACCGGCAACGCCTTCAAGCGGGCCGGCGCCGGTATCCCGCTGGTGCACGGCACGCCGATGCCGTTCGACAACTACTTCGACGGCCAGGTCCCGGACTTCCTGTGGTTCGAGCGGCTGCTGCAGGACCAGGGCTCGGGCCTCAACAAGCCCGCCGCCGTGATCGTCGAGACCGTGCAGGGCGAGGGCGGCATCAATGTGGCCCGCGCCGAGTGGCTGCGCGCGCTCCAGGCGCTGTGCCACCGCCAGGACATGCTGCTGATCGTCGACGACATCCAGATGGGCTGCGGCCGCACCGGCGGCTTCTTCTCCTTCGAGGAGGCCGGCATCACGCCGGACATCGTCACCCTGTCGAAGTCCATCAGCGGCTACGGCATGCCCATGTCGCTGTGCCTGTTCAAGGCGGAGCTGGACATCTGGGAGCCGGGCGAGCACAACGGCACCTTCCGCGGCAACAACCCGGCGTTCGTCACCGCCACCGCCGCGCTCAACACCTACTGGGCCGACGGCCAGATGGAGAAGCAGACCCTGGCCCGCGGCGAGCAGGTCGAGCGGGCGCTGCTGGCCATCGCCGACGAGAACTCCGAAGCCGGCGTGAGCTTCCGGGGCCGCGGCCTGGTCTGGGGCATGGAGTTCACCGACAAGGCGCGCGCCACGGCGGTCTGCCGCCGCGCCTTCGAACTCGGGATGCTGCTGGAGACCTCGGGTCCTGAGAGCGAGGTCGTGAAGCTGCTCCCCGCGCTGACGATCTCCCCCGAGGAACTGGACGAGGGCCTGCGCATTCTGGCCCGGTCCGTACGAGAGACCGCCTGA
- a CDS encoding amidohydrolase family protein, translating into MSDQMVLRVRGRVLAGPDDVRDELWAVGGRITYERPAGVRDAVRDVPTVEGWVLPGLVDAHCHVGLDRHGPVDETTSEKQALTDREAGTLLIRDAGSPSDTRWIDDRADLPKIIRAGRHIARTRRYIRNYAHEIEPGDLVAYVAREARRGDGWVKLVGDWLDRETGDLGACWPRGEVEAAIAEAHRLGARVTAHCFAEDSLRDLVEAGIDCIEHATGLTEDTIPLFAERGVAIVPTLVNIATFPHLADGGEAKFPRWSAHMRDLHKRRYDTVRSAYDAGIPVFVGTDAGGSLAHGLVAAEVAELVKAGIPALDALSATAWGAREWLGRPGLEEGAPADFVVYDEDPRADVRVLAAPRVIVLDGRVVG; encoded by the coding sequence ATGAGCGATCAGATGGTGCTGCGCGTGAGGGGACGGGTGCTCGCAGGACCCGACGACGTACGGGACGAGCTGTGGGCCGTCGGCGGGCGGATCACCTACGAACGGCCCGCCGGTGTACGGGACGCCGTACGGGACGTGCCGACCGTCGAAGGCTGGGTGCTGCCCGGGCTCGTCGACGCGCACTGCCATGTCGGACTCGACCGGCACGGCCCGGTCGACGAAACCACCAGTGAGAAGCAGGCCCTCACCGACCGGGAGGCGGGCACGCTGCTGATCCGCGACGCGGGATCGCCGTCCGACACCCGCTGGATCGACGACCGCGCCGACCTGCCGAAGATCATCAGGGCGGGCCGCCACATCGCCCGTACCCGCCGCTACATCCGCAATTACGCGCACGAGATCGAGCCCGGGGACCTGGTGGCCTACGTCGCGCGGGAGGCGCGGCGCGGCGACGGCTGGGTCAAGCTCGTCGGCGACTGGCTCGACCGCGAGACGGGCGACCTGGGCGCGTGCTGGCCGCGCGGCGAGGTCGAGGCGGCCATAGCCGAGGCGCACCGGCTGGGCGCCAGGGTCACCGCCCACTGCTTCGCCGAGGATTCCCTGCGCGACCTCGTCGAGGCCGGAATCGACTGCATCGAGCACGCCACCGGGCTCACCGAGGACACCATCCCGCTCTTCGCGGAGCGCGGCGTCGCGATTGTCCCGACGCTGGTCAACATCGCGACCTTCCCGCATCTCGCGGACGGCGGCGAGGCGAAGTTCCCGCGCTGGTCGGCCCATATGCGGGACCTCCACAAGCGCCGGTACGACACGGTGCGTTCGGCGTACGACGCGGGCATCCCTGTCTTCGTCGGCACCGACGCGGGCGGCTCACTGGCCCACGGCCTGGTGGCGGCCGAGGTCGCCGAACTGGTGAAGGCCGGCATCCCGGCCCTGGACGCGCTCTCGGCGACCGCGTGGGGCGCGCGGGAATGGCTCGGGCGGCCCGGGCTGGAGGAGGGCGCCCCCGCGGACTTTGTGGTGTACGACGAGGATCCGCGGGCGGACGTACGGGTGCTGGCGGCGCCGCGCGTGATCGTGCTCGACGGGCGGGTCGTCGGCTAG
- a CDS encoding SCO1860 family LAETG-anchored protein → MPAHRSAAAAAALALALGPAAASAHATGGGGGGGRDGKAGAVVLRTGLDVSLLNKTVDVPLTTTLNEVKAPASAEKTALTVQLDGVEQGNPVSVLRADVATAKATADAHKAEGYTNLAHAKVHVPGLPLLSLIEVEKVTSKALCEAGKQPVAESNVLGAVTVLGKKVTLSASGPTRVEVPAVGEVTLDLSKTHTTSRTAAATALELKVSVNPLKLNVAEVEGTVTLAAATCESPRARDVEVQTATEPRQPGADLAETGSSSTTPYLVGGAVALLAVGSGALVLVRTRARSRA, encoded by the coding sequence ATGCCCGCACACCGTTCGGCGGCCGCCGCGGCGGCTCTGGCACTCGCCTTAGGTCCTGCTGCGGCTTCCGCGCACGCCACTGGTGGCGGCGGTGGCGGTGGCCGCGACGGAAAAGCCGGCGCCGTCGTGCTCCGTACCGGGCTCGACGTCTCGCTGCTCAACAAGACCGTCGACGTGCCGCTCACGACCACGCTCAACGAGGTCAAGGCCCCGGCCAGCGCCGAAAAGACCGCCCTGACGGTCCAGTTGGACGGCGTCGAACAGGGCAACCCGGTGAGCGTGCTGCGCGCGGACGTCGCCACGGCGAAGGCGACGGCCGACGCGCACAAGGCGGAGGGCTACACCAACCTCGCGCACGCGAAGGTGCATGTGCCGGGGCTGCCGCTGCTCTCGCTCATCGAGGTCGAGAAGGTCACCTCGAAGGCGCTCTGCGAGGCGGGCAAGCAGCCCGTCGCGGAGTCGAATGTGCTGGGTGCGGTGACGGTGCTCGGCAAGAAGGTCACGCTGTCGGCGAGCGGACCGACGCGGGTGGAGGTGCCGGCGGTTGGTGAAGTGACGCTCGACCTGTCGAAGACGCATACCACTTCGCGTACGGCGGCAGCGACGGCACTTGAGCTCAAGGTGTCCGTGAACCCGCTCAAGCTGAACGTCGCGGAGGTCGAGGGCACGGTCACGCTCGCGGCGGCGACGTGCGAGTCGCCGCGAGCGCGTGATGTGGAGGTGCAGACGGCGACTGAACCCCGGCAGCCCGGGGCGGACCTTGCGGAGACCGGGAGCAGTTCGACGACGCCGTACCTGGTGGGTGGTGCGGTTGCGCTGCTTGCTGTGGGGAGCGGGGCACTGGTGCTGGTGCGTACGCGGGCTCGTAGCCGGGCTTGA